From one Lactiplantibacillus paraplantarum genomic stretch:
- the citE gene encoding citrate (pro-3S)-lyase subunit beta, giving the protein MAEKEERLRRTMMFVPGNNPAMVKDAGIYGADSIMFDLEDAVSMAEKDAARVLVYEALKTQDYGNAELVVRINGLDTTYYADDVKAMVKAGIDVIRLPKVESADMIQTLEKDVVAAETEFGIPVGTTHLMAAIESAKGVLNAPAIAAASNRMIGVALSAEDYTTDMKTHRYPDGAELEFARNMVLHAARAAGIAAFDTVFTNMADPDGFYRETRHIHQLGFDGKSLVNPRQIAMVNSVYEPTKDEVIKAQKVIAAIEEARIKGSGVISMNGQMVDRPVVLRAQRVMSLAKVSNLLDEEGNYIEK; this is encoded by the coding sequence ATGGCTGAAAAAGAAGAACGATTACGGCGAACCATGATGTTTGTGCCCGGCAACAATCCGGCCATGGTCAAGGATGCTGGGATTTATGGCGCTGACTCGATTATGTTTGACTTGGAAGATGCGGTCTCGATGGCTGAAAAGGATGCGGCCCGGGTACTAGTTTACGAAGCGCTGAAAACCCAAGATTATGGCAACGCTGAATTGGTCGTCCGGATCAATGGTCTGGATACGACGTACTATGCTGACGATGTTAAGGCGATGGTCAAGGCAGGGATTGATGTTATTCGTTTGCCGAAAGTCGAATCTGCTGACATGATTCAAACGTTAGAAAAAGATGTTGTGGCTGCGGAAACTGAATTTGGAATCCCAGTTGGGACAACTCATCTGATGGCAGCGATTGAAAGTGCTAAGGGTGTCTTGAATGCCCCGGCGATTGCAGCCGCTTCAAACCGCATGATTGGGGTCGCCTTGTCGGCTGAAGATTATACGACGGATATGAAGACGCACCGGTATCCCGATGGCGCCGAGCTTGAGTTTGCTCGTAACATGGTACTGCATGCGGCTCGGGCGGCCGGCATCGCTGCCTTCGATACGGTCTTCACTAATATGGCTGATCCAGACGGTTTCTACCGCGAAACCCGGCATATTCATCAATTAGGATTTGACGGTAAGTCATTGGTCAACCCACGGCAGATTGCGATGGTCAACTCGGTCTATGAACCGACCAAGGACGAAGTTATTAAGGCCCAAAAAGTCATTGCCGCGATTGAAGAAGCCCGGATTAAAGGTTCTGGCGTTATCTCCATGAACGGTCAAATGGTTGACCGGCCAGTTGTCTTACGGGCTCAACGTGTGATGAGCTTAGCCAAAGTTTCCAACTTACTTGATGAGGAGGGCAATTACATTGAAAAATAG
- the citF gene encoding citrate lyase subunit alpha, producing MKNSVDRELPAELMSKLNYQGFESTEIGHPEIQRVAPTVHVSTGDDKVVDSVADVVKSTVKDGMTISFHHHFRNGDFVFNQVMRAIIDAGIKDLTLAPSSLTGVMNDMVIEAIKAGTITNITSSGMRGSLGDFVSHGGLNNPVIFRSHGNRARSIEHGDIKIDVAFLGVPNADRLGNANGMAGKAVFGSLGYALMDAQYANQVVLLTDNIVAYPNTPASIKQTQVDYVVQVDQVGDPDKIGSGATRFTKDPKELKIAQTVNDVIVNSPYFKNGFSFQTGSGGAALAVTRYLRQAMLDNQIKASFALGGITKPTTDLLEEGLVDKVMDVQDFDKGAAASMHANPNQQEIDASWYADPDNKGAMVDQLDVAILSALEIDTHFNVNVMSGSDGVIRGAIGGHQDAATAKLTIISAPLVRGRLATIVPDVTTIVTPGDSIDVVVTEYGIAINPRRQDLVKALSHVPGVPVYTIEELQQLAEKKVGQPQPLEFTDRTVALIEYRDGTIIDTIKAVKD from the coding sequence TTGAAAAATAGTGTAGACCGCGAATTACCAGCGGAATTAATGTCAAAGTTAAATTACCAAGGTTTTGAATCGACCGAAATCGGCCATCCAGAGATTCAACGGGTGGCACCCACAGTGCACGTTTCAACGGGGGACGACAAGGTCGTTGATTCCGTTGCCGACGTGGTCAAGTCGACCGTCAAGGATGGGATGACGATCTCATTTCACCATCATTTTCGTAATGGCGACTTTGTCTTTAATCAAGTGATGCGGGCCATCATTGATGCCGGCATTAAAGACTTAACGTTGGCACCATCTTCCTTAACCGGCGTGATGAATGACATGGTGATTGAAGCCATCAAGGCTGGTACGATTACGAACATTACTAGTTCTGGGATGCGTGGTTCCCTGGGCGATTTCGTTTCACACGGCGGCTTAAATAATCCCGTGATCTTCCGTTCTCACGGTAATCGGGCCCGGTCCATTGAACATGGTGATATTAAAATCGACGTGGCCTTTCTAGGGGTACCGAATGCTGACCGGTTAGGAAATGCGAATGGGATGGCCGGTAAAGCGGTCTTTGGTTCCTTAGGTTATGCTCTTATGGATGCGCAATATGCCAATCAAGTGGTCTTATTGACCGATAATATCGTGGCTTACCCGAATACGCCAGCGTCAATCAAACAAACGCAAGTTGATTACGTCGTCCAAGTCGACCAAGTTGGTGATCCTGACAAGATTGGGTCGGGTGCGACACGCTTCACCAAGGACCCGAAGGAATTGAAGATTGCCCAAACCGTCAATGATGTGATCGTGAACTCACCATACTTTAAAAACGGCTTCTCATTCCAGACCGGTTCCGGTGGTGCCGCATTGGCCGTGACCCGTTACTTGCGGCAAGCCATGCTCGATAATCAAATCAAAGCATCGTTTGCCCTTGGTGGGATTACGAAACCAACGACTGATTTACTCGAAGAAGGCTTAGTCGACAAAGTCATGGATGTTCAAGACTTCGACAAAGGTGCGGCCGCTTCGATGCACGCCAATCCTAATCAACAAGAAATTGACGCCTCATGGTACGCTGACCCTGATAACAAGGGGGCGATGGTTGATCAATTGGATGTTGCCATTCTGAGTGCGTTGGAAATTGATACGCACTTCAACGTTAACGTCATGTCCGGTTCGGATGGCGTGATCCGTGGTGCCATTGGTGGTCACCAAGATGCGGCGACGGCCAAACTGACCATTATTTCCGCACCGCTTGTTCGGGGCCGGTTAGCCACGATTGTTCCTGATGTAACGACAATCGTCACACCCGGTGATTCGATTGATGTTGTGGTGACAGAATACGGGATTGCCATCAATCCGCGGCGCCAAGACTTAGTTAAAGCACTAAGCCATGTCCCAGGTGTGCCCGTTTATACGATTGAAGAATTACAACAGTTGGCCGAAAAGAAAGTCGGCCAACCGCAACCACTTGAATTTACTGATCGGACCGTTGCCTTGATCGAATACCGTGATGGTACGATTATTGATACAATTAAAGCAGTTAAGGACTAA
- the citD gene encoding citrate lyase acyl carrier protein, which yields MEIKTTAVAGTLESSDIQIMLMAGDNGIQIDLESDVIKQFGAQIKHVITTTLQQLNIDNVKVRAVDKGALDCVIKARTITAAQRALETTTPAWEVL from the coding sequence ATGGAAATTAAGACAACGGCAGTCGCCGGAACCTTGGAATCATCTGATATTCAAATCATGTTAATGGCGGGAGATAACGGCATTCAAATCGATCTTGAATCGGATGTGATCAAACAATTCGGCGCACAAATCAAACACGTCATTACGACCACGCTACAGCAATTAAATATCGATAACGTCAAGGTTCGTGCTGTCGATAAAGGGGCGCTGGACTGTGTCATTAAAGCGCGGACCATTACGGCAGCCCAGCGAGCATTAGAAACCACGACACCAGCATGGGAGGTATTATAA
- a CDS encoding NAD(P)-dependent malic enzyme, producing the protein MVEQDEILKLHAAHTGVLDIHSDLAVTDKAELGKAYTPGVAVISKLIAAHPELKAKYTMSGKLVALITDGSAVLGLGNIGPAGGLPVVEGKALLYKNLAGINAIPLALNQVSVPAMVATIKNMSLSFAGIHLEDITAPKCFELEAALKAELDIPVYHDDQEGTAIVVLAGLINAAHVVGKTLQQMRIVVNGVGASGLATARLLAAVGVKQLTLVDVYGVVTADDQRYNRYQRDLAKQLGTPAQLKGRPLAKVMADQDVFIGLSDANVLSAGAVHLMNHDPIVFALANPVPEIAPAVAEKAGAAVIATGSSQYPNQVNNILAFPGLFKGLLANGVKQVDDALQVQVAQALAKTVTNPTATMIVPSVFDEQVVPNVTAAVAAYAQAQH; encoded by the coding sequence ATGGTAGAACAAGATGAGATTTTAAAGTTACACGCCGCCCATACGGGGGTTTTGGATATTCACTCGGACTTAGCAGTGACCGACAAGGCTGAACTCGGCAAGGCCTATACGCCCGGTGTGGCCGTAATTTCCAAGTTGATCGCCGCCCACCCTGAATTAAAGGCGAAGTATACGATGAGTGGCAAACTAGTGGCCCTTATCACTGATGGCTCCGCAGTGTTAGGCCTTGGTAATATTGGCCCAGCCGGTGGATTACCGGTAGTTGAAGGCAAAGCCTTGCTATACAAGAATCTAGCTGGTATTAATGCGATTCCACTGGCACTAAATCAGGTTAGCGTACCAGCGATGGTGGCGACGATTAAAAATATGTCCTTGTCATTTGCGGGCATCCATCTGGAAGACATCACAGCGCCCAAATGTTTTGAGCTTGAGGCAGCTTTAAAAGCTGAGCTAGATATTCCAGTCTATCATGATGATCAGGAAGGCACCGCAATCGTCGTTTTGGCTGGCCTGATCAATGCCGCGCACGTGGTCGGTAAGACATTGCAGCAGATGCGAATCGTGGTTAATGGCGTCGGCGCGTCCGGGTTGGCAACGGCCCGGTTGTTAGCCGCAGTTGGCGTCAAACAACTGACTTTAGTTGACGTGTATGGGGTGGTGACGGCGGATGATCAACGGTATAACCGCTATCAACGCGACCTCGCCAAACAGTTAGGAACGCCGGCACAACTTAAGGGCCGGCCACTAGCTAAGGTGATGGCTGACCAGGATGTGTTCATTGGGTTGTCCGATGCCAACGTCTTATCAGCGGGAGCGGTTCACTTGATGAATCACGATCCCATCGTGTTTGCCCTTGCCAATCCAGTCCCTGAAATTGCGCCAGCCGTAGCTGAAAAAGCCGGGGCGGCCGTGATTGCCACCGGTTCTAGTCAATATCCGAACCAAGTGAATAATATCTTAGCCTTTCCGGGACTATTCAAAGGGTTGCTAGCCAATGGGGTCAAACAAGTGGATGACGCGCTTCAAGTCCAAGTTGCCCAAGCGCTGGCGAAGACGGTGACTAATCCGACTGCTACAATGATCGTTCCAAGTGTCTTTGACGAACAAGTCGTTCCTAACGTCACAGCTGCAGTTGCAGCGTACGCGCAAGCACAGCATTAA
- the citC gene encoding [citrate (pro-3S)-lyase] ligase, with translation MAAQVVEMQLNNPHEHAQWQQFLTSLGITNFSAQEVEQIDVTLGLIEDDQLVGTGSLAGNVLKYVGVCHKNSQPGARFNQIVSALVNRLFQEQIFHMMVFTKAKYSLSFQHVGFKELAHSDEAAVLENGAPDITDFVRQLPTITNQAQRQVSAIVMNANPFTRGHRYLVEQAAAVSDLVYVFVVATDASLFHTAERVELVRQGTADLANVQVVSGGDYLVSAATFPAYFLDSAASAIEAQTTLDARIFKNQLAPALNISTRFVGSEPTSRTTAIYNQVLQRELPPTVAVQVVPRTTVANQPISARTVRQQIQSGHLTKLNQLVPPTTVQFIKEHLTTLQTRIQEGMKIDGN, from the coding sequence ATGGCAGCACAAGTTGTTGAAATGCAGTTAAATAATCCGCACGAGCACGCCCAGTGGCAACAGTTTCTGACGTCGCTGGGAATTACCAATTTTAGTGCTCAGGAGGTTGAGCAGATTGACGTCACCCTGGGTTTGATTGAAGATGATCAACTTGTCGGGACGGGCTCACTTGCGGGCAACGTGCTCAAATATGTTGGTGTTTGTCACAAGAATAGCCAGCCGGGAGCCCGCTTCAACCAAATCGTGAGTGCGCTAGTCAATCGGCTGTTTCAAGAACAGATCTTTCATATGATGGTATTTACAAAAGCCAAGTATTCGTTGAGCTTTCAGCACGTGGGCTTCAAAGAGTTAGCACATTCGGATGAGGCGGCAGTTTTAGAAAATGGGGCACCGGACATAACGGATTTTGTCAGGCAGTTGCCGACGATTACGAATCAGGCCCAGCGGCAGGTGAGTGCAATCGTGATGAATGCCAATCCGTTTACTCGGGGGCATCGTTACTTAGTCGAACAAGCGGCGGCCGTCAGTGATTTAGTTTACGTCTTCGTGGTTGCTACCGATGCCAGCCTGTTTCACACAGCCGAGCGTGTTGAACTTGTTCGACAGGGCACGGCCGACTTAGCCAATGTTCAGGTCGTCAGTGGTGGTGATTATCTCGTGAGTGCGGCGACTTTTCCGGCTTACTTCTTAGACTCCGCGGCTAGCGCGATCGAAGCACAGACGACTTTGGATGCGCGGATCTTCAAAAATCAGCTGGCGCCCGCCTTAAATATCTCGACGCGGTTTGTTGGCAGTGAACCGACATCCAGAACGACCGCGATTTATAATCAGGTCTTGCAGCGTGAATTACCACCGACAGTGGCCGTGCAAGTCGTACCGCGGACAACGGTCGCTAATCAGCCAATCTCGGCGCGAACCGTACGACAACAGATTCAAAGTGGTCATTTAACTAAGTTAAACCAACTAGTACCGCCAACAACGGTCCAGTTTATAAAAGAGCATTTAACAACATTACAAACGCGAATTCAGGAAGGAATGAAAATTGATGGAAATTAA